CACTGTAAGGCCACCAGGACATGTGCATCCTGGTGTTCTAGAAACAATGGGAAGTTAGTTAATGTAgttagcagctgcagcagcagctgtgacacaGAGTTAACTGAGGCAATTAAGATACTTCAGAACCCGCAGTGACAGACTGCCACAATCtgcctcaaacacacagacttgaTACACACATTTCTAGATCCAGAGGATGACATTATCTTCAATTTCCATTGCAAATAAACATCCAtaaatccacagagaaattgTAGAAAATATAAGACACTCCGTATAGCTGCAGAACGTTTTTAAGCTTTCCTtagtttcaaagtaaaacactgaTAGTTGCCGGTAAGCAAATAtaggataaaataaaaagttgtagCTCAAAGATAACATATACATAGGATATACATCTTGTTTATATCCCTCAGAGCAACGGTGGGTcgcaaatcatttgcaaaacagtacaatttgGTAAAAGGTGTaattatatatatgaataatgtaaatgaaatgatctttagaaactgtcattgtgtttttttctcgtATTAAGACTTAtcactgtgataaaaaaaatgaactgtatGTTCTCATCATGCAGACCACATTGTGTACTTATTTGTTATCTCAGTCTGACTGTGTGCATCCGTGGAAAAAACTGGACTATCACCCTGGATGTCTGGTTAGGCTGAGATtcctctgctttcagttcagtcctgaatctTTGATCGTTAGTTCGAAATCTCAGCGCATTATTATCCCCTAACACAAGTAAGGCAAACAATAGTAAGTCTTCCTTTAATATTCTAGTGCACAGTTGTCTCAGTTTTGAGAGGAGGCCCACAGGGGCAGACACTGAATTACCCCCGGTTTAGAGTACAGAGGGGAATACACTgggtgtgtttgtctctgacctctgcagctcctgtctggctctctcctcctccagccgaGCCTGGATCTCCATGTTGAGAGCAGCCTCCAGTTTCCGCTGCGTCAGCTCCAACTCCTGaatcctcttcttctgctgctcagCCTCCCTTTCCTTCTCCTGCATCTCTGCCTGCATGCTGTCTCTCAACTgggcgcgcgcacacacacacacacatgcacgcacacacacgcacacacacgcgcacacacacacacacacacacacacacacacacacacacacacacacacacaaaccagcacCAGTTAAGTGGAAAGAAATGACCTATTCCTGAATCACCTTTTCCAGGAATGTCGTAACCATTTCTCCACCACTAAACATCACTAAAGGTTAAATCTGACTTTTATAATGCCAACGTGTTCATGCTGTCTTCAGAGATCGAAGCCAATGGGATGGACTCTAAATCCCATTTCAGAagaattgtaaataaatgttgtcATCTGGCAAACTTTTTCTTACCATCTCAGCCTCTTTCAGCTGTCTCTCCAGCTCCATCTGCacctccctctgtttcctcctctctctctcctctgcctcccttcGTCTAGTTTCCAACTCCCGTGCATgctgaaaaacacagatataTGCTATTCAGCGCTAGAACATATTTGTTATTGTGTAATTACTGCCAGCAAGGTTTAAAAGTGAGCCTGACGTTGTGATCACACAATTGTCCCTCCGCCGATCCCGTCCCCTCTCTTACCTGGATGATGCTCTCAATCTCGAGATCctgcctgtctttctctttctccatcttctccAGCTCTTGGATATTCGAgtcgtctgattggctgctgcagctgctgcggGCGCTCCGGCTGCGCTCCCGTTGGCTGTGTTCCCGCTGAACCCGTCTCTTCAGTTTCAGTTCGTGGTGAAGGGAGGACTTGCCCTCGCCCTGGAGACGGAGTCCTGTCTGAATGGCTGgagaggtaacacacacacacacacacacacacacacacatagagatcTTAATGTAAATTCTAAAAAAGAGAATGAGCGAGTGATTGCATGAGAAAAGTACTTCCTGTCATAATGACATTGTCATAATGCACAAAACGAGATGTCTTGGTGTCACATGATAAGGTTGTGTGTCAAGATAATGTTTCCTTTGTAGTTAACTGATTTTTCTGATATATTGCGTGTCGTGTGAAATCTTCCACCTAGTTCCAGGTTGAGAAACATATTCACATATTAACGTAAGGGCTGCAtctaatgatcattttcattatcgattactTTTTCGATAAATCGTTCACTTGTTTAGTCTGTGAAGAAATAGTGGGAAACATCCACGATTTCCAAAAGTGATGTCCCTAAATTTCTTGTTCTATCCAAGTTACACtcttaaaccaaaacaatatttaatttactatcaCAAGCGATACAAACAAAGCTCCAAATCCTCctgtttgagaagctggaaccaacaaatgtttgtcatttttgcttgaaacaTTCAACacatcaattattaaaatagtcgccaatgaaattaaatcaacaaacaaactaGTTATTGGAGCTGTACAGACAATGAAGACACACTTCAGAGAATTTTCTTCATCAGtagatgaacagatgaagacagaaaggaaaaaaaatacttaaaatatttGGTTTATGGCAGAGACGACACACATTATAAATCGGTGTCGTTAATTTAGGATTTTTTCCTCGTGTTTCTACTtgtacacaccaacacaccttGAGTCCACTCCACCTTCTGTCTCTGGTCAGACGCGCTCATCTCATAGGTTTTGTTGTGGGTTTTCACACAGAACATACATCGCTTCCCCTCCCTGTCCGgaagaggctgcagcagagagaagagacacTCGGACTCAGTAAGTCGGTTTAGTTGATGGTTAGTTAATGGTGAGGAGGTGAACACGTCGAACCCACAGAGTTTTTCCTTTCCTCACCAACCTCTATGACACAGCTTTTATCCAGATGgatctctcctctcttgtctttCAGGTCCTCGCTGACGTAGTACGCCATGGAGAGGGGCTTCAGTACAAACCAGCGCTCCGTCCAGTTCCTACGAACGTGCCCCTTTTTCCACATATAACCCTGAAAGCAGTGATCAggatgaaaataacaaaaggaGCAAATGAACtgtctaataaaaaaaaaaaaaaaaagagggaggagtaaacacacacactcaccctctTCAGGACATTGTGGTACATCTCCAGAAAGACCTCGTCCAAAGCCAAACTGAAGGCCTCGGCACTGGTGACCCTCAGCAGCTGGCCTGCAGTCATGTGATCCAGGAATGTCCATACAGACATACCTTCCTCCTGCAATGTGGCATCCTGGGATATTAAGTCCTCCAAGGGCTTCCCATCCCACTCCTCACTCATGGCTGTGGAGATTTTCTTGAGGAGATATTCCACCTAAAACCATTCAGAATATTTTAAGTATTAATATTTAGACCTGAGCTACAGGGACATCAGCTGATACAGATAGCGTCTTTACATTTTGTATAAGTATATTTCTGCAATACACCTTTACAGAGGAAGGCTTCTGTGCTGACGGTACAAAAGCAGTTTATTTTGGTCTCTGTCGACAGGAAACCAAAAGCATTATGGAGGAAGCGCAGGAAGGAAGAGCCTCATTAACTAACTTACTTGCACTGCTGTGAAAAAATGTAGTGGTCTGACTTTGTTCGGACACAAGCTGAGTTTATGTGAAACTTAATGTGTCTTTCTAGCAATAAACCGGCCACAGTGAAAGTGACCAATGCAGCTGCATTAAAACCCGCAGTATTGCCTTGATTTCCTGTGTGATTTGTTCCTCCGTCTCTCTTTATCGGTCTACTCAATGTTGAGGAAGAAACGTTAGCACttatgtcatgttttatatgGATCTGTGAGCCTTCTCTCTTGATGCAAGGTTTGTCTGAATGATCATGGACTTGAGTCGTCTTAGCCGACCTCTCAGTCAATCAGATCCAACTGAATCCCTTCAAATAATGTCGATCCTGACATTGAGTGCTGGCACAATTCGGCACGTTAAATTCCCATTTAACGTGCTAaaactctcctctctcattatTTACCTCCTCTGGTATCATCACCAGCGGGTAGCGGTCCTCAGACAGGAGGTTGAATAAACAGAAGAGCTTGAAACAGTCTCTCTCTGATAGCAGCGCCCCCTGTGGTACCCCCTTGAAGTTCTTCTTCATGGTCATCATCCAGCACAGATCGTCAAACTTCTCCTTGTCGAACATCCCCTCTTTGAcctgaaaagacagaaaaagacccGCAACGACTGATACTTTAATAGAGTTTGTGGGTGTAATAGGTCAATCGACCACAGAGATTATTAATTTCTCCCGCAACAAAACCCTGATTCTTGGAAAATTGCTccactcactgttttttttcactataaCAACTGAGATTACTTCATCCCCCACAAGCAGCTCGGCTTCTGAGAAACATTTGTGGTAAGAACAACCCAATAAAGCTATAGATATACTGTAAGCAGGAGTGGACAGAATGAAGTACATCTACTTGGGTGCTGCACATTTTTCGAGTacctgtactttacttgagtattattatttttttggaaacttatgacttttactccaccgtacataataaaaacaaatattgtacttttgacttcACTACATTTCTGTGACGTACTCGTTACTTCAAAGCAGCTTTCAGTCAGCAGAatgaatttcatttaattttctaaaatgtGATAGACACATATACtctgttcatcacaggagaaaaaacaatcacagccaactcatgttgtgctgctgtatttttgaacagctcagtttgaacttgGCGGTGGCCTAAAGGCAGCTGCgtcagataaagatgaggcagaagattcttcaccagagcgTCATGGCCTTATCTTAATTCAGCGTTTTGAACGTTTAAACATAAAGATTTTCTACAAGAAGGTCAGTGCATTCAGTaggttttgtacattttgaGTAACTATTTGAACTTTGTAGTTTTCTGAACATGGAGGTGATATTTGTCATTGGATGATGAGTTTATGCGCCATTTACTGCTCCTAATTTacaatacacaaacaaagaaataaactaGAAATAAAAGGTGCCCCCACAGGTGATTTTAACAGTCACTGTACCTTATCCAGTATGTATTTGTTGAGGTAGGGCATGTAGCCATGATTAGACACCGGCCCGTCATCGTCGTCCTGGAAgtgctcctccagagccacgGGGTCGTGTGGGATGTGCAGCACTGTGTACAGGTTGTGGGAAAGCACCTGAAGAAGAAACATAGACATAAAGTAGTTATATATAGACGATAAGATCTCACTTAAAATGGTAAAAGGTCATTGCTATAGTCTAAGTCTTCTGTGCACTCCATATTTCTtcatatattcacacacacacacacacacacacaagtacagacAGCTGGCCCTCAGTGACTAAGCATGTCAGGACAGCTTTCTGCCAGTTCCCTGGATTCTTCTGTGCTGTGGGGGCTCAGCCAGGCATGTAGGAACTGGACAGAAAGCAACATGACAGACAAAAATAACACTCACTGAGGGGGAGAGATGGCAATAGAAGGTTTCTGCTTCTTGTTGTGTCTGTcttattgtttcatttaaagcCCTGACAGTGGTGATGTTTTGTCTCTGTTAAAGTCTCTGGGTCACGGGGGTGGGAAGCTGGACTTTGAGCTTGAAGCTggatcacacactcacaccttaGCTCCAATCTGAACAGGTTACGTGTCTGTTGGAAGAAAAACTGGAAgctttttcaaatatttgaacTTCTATCAGAGCTTGCAGGGCTTGAGTTACTGTTTACCCGACTACAATGTTGATTCACATATAGTAGCCTATTTTACAACGTATAAAGATAACTATAGAGACTGGTGAGTTCTGGTTTGTTTGAGGCAAAAAGTCGCACAAATACACAGTTGGGAGTTTGCTTCTGTGCTGACCAGTGGACGGCCTTCGGTCTCAGTTTCCTGAtcttaaaataacattattCCCTCTTACCTTTAACTGCGATTTGGAGACTTTCCCACACTTCTCCACGTCCAGCGATGTGAACGCGTACCAGATGGATTTGAGGAGTTCGGATTTTAGGTCCATTTTGGAGACCTCGTCGTGCGCAAAAAGAACTACATTTCCAAGCGCAGCGCAGGGACTTTTACGCAGCGGCGGTGGTGAGAATTGCCAAATAAAATATGGGGCAGAGCACAGACTGCTGTGCAAACTGCAAAGGACCAAAATGAGTCAGATGTAGGGCAGACTTAAAGAGGCGGAGAGTAAAGATAAAGCCCGGAGTCCAACACAGTCCTCAACAATAAAAGTGCCTATTTTACtcatgttttaaacattttctttactttagaCTCGTGATAAAATGCAGCCTACCTGAATAAAATAGACAAACAAGCGAAATTTCGACCTATCCAAGCGAAATTTCCAAGATCTGAGACATTCATCCAGACAGTTGCCTACAGGGTGGATTTCTGAATTCCTCAAAGTGctgaaagccaaaaaaaaaaaaaaaaaaaaaggcaaatgaaTGGCATCCGTATTGTTATCAGATTCAGGAGGCTTGCAGAGGGTTTAGGGACACACCCATTTGTGTCGAGGACTTAAAGCCATATTTATTTTAGCAGCTTCAAAATCTGAAAAGTTCAggtataataaataataaacagcacattcacatttcacacaacTCTGAATATATTCTGATGCAGtcagtttagaaaaaaaaatacaacttgaCAACTGTGAAGATAGTTTCATTGAATTAtgaaatttaatatatatttaaggATTTAAAATTATTCTACACACTGACTGAATGATTTATGAAttaggtgtgttttttttaagctatATATATTTGACTGTGTAATGTGGGTTATACTGCAAATGTAAAACCCTTTACTGAAATTAATGTTGTGGTGCTTAATGTCTCTAATCAAGTTGTTGCATATTCTTTtcacctttctccttctcctgttGGTGTTTTGGGGCAGTACAGAACTCATCGTGAATGTAATCTGCCCCACTTTGCAGccattttgtgttatttctggtaataatttttcttttatcagaCATAAACAGTGAACATTCACTGAGTCAAACCTAAAATCATTGTCAGAAATATTGTGATAAAAATGGCCCATGTGGTTTCCTTGAGTTCAGGTGTTGCTTGCATGTAATCTCAGAGCTCATCTTTTGTATGTGAACCTAGTGGCATTGTGGCAACCTCAAGCAAAATAGGTTACACAAGGACAGTGTAATCAGACAGAAAGCATCCGCAAGCCTTGTTAGAGCATAATGTAGGCTAATCAATACCATAATTAGGTCATGAAAATGGTAGTCATCGTTTAGAGGCCACAGCCCAAagcatgtctgtctctgagcaTTGATGTACGTAGGTTTTAAGGCAAATTTTGtgataaatgtatgaaaaaccCCTTCATGTTATCCAGTTCTAGCAGGGGATATAGTTAATGATTTTCTGCTCCATAAACTAATCAATGCTGTGTCAGGCTGTTGTGTTTCATCATGCACAGCAGTGCGTCTGTATCTGTTGTCTCCCTTCAAGGGCAGATCTAATCACCGTTGTCTCAGGTGGTCGAAATGAGATGTCACTCAGATAGCAATAATTCAGAACTGCCCCGCCAGAGGTCTCATGTGAGGATCGACCACCCCAAGCACTTAGAATTTACCACTCTGGCACACTTCCACCATGGCCTTTCTCCTAAAATAAATACCTAGAAAATACTTCTAAGgtctttaaaatgcaaatggaaACGTCACACCTGCCACCTGTCAAGTTATTTCCACCataaagaggaaagaaaactcACATTAAAAAGTGCTCTTAACAAGGATTCAGCAATTCACACatttattatatacatatacacttCAGATATGCCTTTACTTTGCTGTGCtgcatattgttttgttttgtacctATTACATTGCATCACCATTACATTACAAGAGTGCTGTTGccataatatatttaatatattcaagGGCAGCAGACCTTGACATTGCCATTCCCAGTGTTGAATCAATATCATATCCTGTAATCAGGCaaagatttttgtttatttttatagtttacTGTTTCAGTCATGCTTGTTTGCACTGTTGGTAATTATTAGAATGGATTATACATTATTGAATGTTGGATACATTGTTACAAGAGCAATAAAAAGGCCTATCCTGAAAAGGAAAGGTGAGATGATAAGGAAGGGAGAAAGGAGACTACTGCATATTGTAGCTaatcttaaaacacacattataaccagttcagagaagaaaaaatcaaaggaatagtttaacatttcaGGATATATAACTTAATTGCCTTTTTGACAAGAggtagatgaaaagattgataccactctcttgtttgtatgctaaatatgaagctacagccagtagATTGTTAGCTTTATGTAGCATACACTCTGAAAACAgagctagcatggctctgtccaaaattCCACCAACTAACacctttaaattaatttttttaaaaaaggtctGAAGCTAGTATCAACTAGCCAGCCTAGCTGTATCTcaggctaagctaagctaactggttcTCCTtttatttagcatacagacatgaaaataatcttttcatttaactcGCAATAGGAAATTGAACAAACATACtctcaaaatgttgttttaaattgatGATAGTTTGAAAAAAATTGCAAATCTGGTCCAGACTTCTACCGACGGTTTCATGCTGGTAGTGGGCTGCACAACATCTGGGTCATGCCAATGCAACCAAGCATTTTAGAAGAAGTGTTGATAACAAAATTCAACGTTGTAAGATAAACTTGTGCTTCAGAACATACAAACTCTAGCGACACAGTGACATctgaaagaaactgaaactaaagCGTTCATATAATGTCACCAAGTCTCTCCCCCAAGCACAGTAAACATTATAACAGCTTGTCAGGTGTCCAGTATAAGTGGCACAAAATATCACAGACAGTATTAAGCTATTTCCTAAAGCACCATTCTAACACAGTGTAGTCTTTGTGATGGAAAAACTAAAAGATGTAGATACGAACATCTGCTGAACACAGCCAGACTAAATCATCTCAAGTGGAAAACTGCTGGTGAACATTCCTGTGCATTCAGTGGTGAAATCTACTACGTGAGGTAACTCGCGGAAAAATCCAATATGAAAGCAGATCAAGTCTAAATAATCTTTTCTGCTATGTAATTACATTCTACATAGTGAAGTATATCAAGTCATGCCATTGTTTAAACATTTCTGAAACGAAATCATCCAGCAAAACAGGCAGAAAAGCATCATTCCGTACTACCAACTACCCAATCTGGCCCCACTTATATATGATCACAGAATGTCTCTTGTTTGGAGGTATTACTGCATCAAATGGGCAGAAGATTTACTTCTGCCATAACACTGAATCAAAtaagtacagtatatattttttaaattgcacaGAAAAGAGAGTCAGGCAAACAATGAGTGTCAAAGAGTTGCGATGTGTGAGGAGTTTCTGGTTTCTGAGGTGTTTCACTACTAAATtcccattttctttt
The sequence above is drawn from the Seriola aureovittata isolate HTS-2021-v1 ecotype China chromosome 22, ASM2101889v1, whole genome shotgun sequence genome and encodes:
- the def6c gene encoding differentially expressed in FDCP 6 homolog, whose amino-acid sequence is MDLKSELLKSIWYAFTSLDVEKCGKVSKSQLKVLSHNLYTVLHIPHDPVALEEHFQDDDDGPVSNHGYMPYLNKYILDKVKEGMFDKEKFDDLCWMMTMKKNFKGVPQGALLSERDCFKLFCLFNLLSEDRYPLVMIPEEVEYLLKKISTAMSEEWDGKPLEDLISQDATLQEEGMSVWTFLDHMTAGQLLRVTSAEAFSLALDEVFLEMYHNVLKRGYMWKKGHVRRNWTERWFVLKPLSMAYYVSEDLKDKRGEIHLDKSCVIEPLPDREGKRCMFCVKTHNKTYEMSASDQRQKVEWTQAIQTGLRLQGEGKSSLHHELKLKRRVQREHSQRERSRSARSSCSSQSDDSNIQELEKMEKEKDRQDLEIESIIQHARELETRRREAEERERRKQREVQMELERQLKEAEMLRDSMQAEMQEKEREAEQQKKRIQELELTQRKLEAALNMEIQARLEEERARQELQRLLQAEEEKKKLCQLLQEQQRALQGLSPIKEASDGSIDEEAPSALHSASQELQDLRASRQRSHQHLEEVQEKLRNASQHVRHWNVQLNRLMTPITPGERLEHRLLSKQMCPKKEGALASNEFISKFKIRAHENSQTPEENQRLEEQMEAAHLSDRSDESQGKPNGQM